One genomic window of Hymenobacter sp. J193 includes the following:
- a CDS encoding SusC/RagA family TonB-linked outer membrane protein → MQKFTWLTFLLLLSLHGLGYAQTTTVTGKVTDAKGGALPGVTVLARGTGQGTSTNASGVYLLTVPDTTSLVFSSIGYDPQTVAVRGRTTIDVTLSENVQALGEVVVTALNVARERKTLGYSVTEIQGNSLTQARETNVTNSLVGKVAGLNVNSTSGGAGSSSNVIIRGVSSLSQTNQPLYVINGIPVESQPSSANTGSRWDNSPDLGDAISNINPDDIESISVLKGAAASALYGYRAKAGVILITTKSAKGNDGVEYNSNYVIEKIYNLTDWQYVYGQGDNNRIQTTMKGVLDAGIYSWGSKLNGDSIALQFDGEERAYVAQKNNLQNFYRTGSSWTNTLAFNKSFTGGSVRLSASNLTNKAVIPNSGLNRQTFNLAGTFEPIKRLAIDARATYILEQAQNRAILADGAGNANFNVLFLPTSVDVRTLKPRVKSNGNELNYETQGYNTNPYFAAYDFINDTKRERLLSSVNARYTFDNGLFLQGRAGRDGYTDRFTSVTPSGTTYRLEGSIMELTTQFSDLNTDGLVGKNFEIGSDFTVAPNLGASYRRTKSEAFQNNGTNFAVFGVNSLNNAKNRSSQTFPSDQEIQSVYGSLDLSYKEYLFLTTTLRRDWFSTLAGPIPTDDLGITYPGVSGSFVFSELWRPEFLTFGKLRAGYSRVGQATIPYQTQLNYAFLPNVINGNPLATIANVNVPNSGLQPSSATEFEIGTELALAQNRVRLDLTFYKKNSDKEIVFTPASITSGYQGAVLNAGKMENKGVEALLTVLPVKTAVFTWTSSLNAAYNKNTVLSLAAGQEQSVYATSRSNVGFVGQIVNKPSGQILAYDYKYDTDGSIATTPNGLPARGDLKAYGTAFHPLTGGWSNDFTFKGLNFGVLVDGKFGGKIFSATDYYGTVFGLHKKTLENREESYGTDGKVTSREYYGTLANNVSKQFVQDADFIKLRQVTLGYSFPTKLLGTKVQRLTLSLVARNIAILMRKTDNIDPESSYNAFTQGLELGGIPPVRTFGLNLNAKF, encoded by the coding sequence ATGCAAAAATTTACTTGGCTTACTTTTTTGCTGCTACTGAGCTTGCATGGCTTGGGATACGCGCAAACCACTACGGTGACCGGTAAGGTGACCGACGCGAAGGGCGGCGCTCTGCCCGGCGTAACCGTGCTGGCCCGGGGCACAGGCCAAGGCACCAGTACCAACGCATCCGGCGTTTATCTGCTAACCGTGCCCGATACCACGTCGCTGGTTTTCTCCTCTATTGGCTACGACCCGCAAACCGTTGCGGTGCGCGGCCGGACTACCATCGATGTGACCCTGAGCGAAAACGTGCAGGCCCTAGGCGAGGTAGTAGTAACGGCGCTGAACGTGGCCCGGGAGCGGAAAACGCTCGGCTACTCCGTCACGGAAATTCAGGGTAACTCGCTGACGCAGGCCCGGGAAACCAACGTAACCAACTCACTGGTGGGCAAAGTAGCCGGCCTGAACGTCAACTCAACCTCCGGCGGCGCAGGCTCGTCCAGCAACGTTATTATCCGGGGCGTATCCAGCCTGAGCCAGACCAACCAGCCCCTGTACGTTATCAATGGCATACCTGTGGAAAGCCAGCCCAGCTCGGCCAACACCGGCAGCCGCTGGGACAACTCCCCCGACCTGGGCGACGCCATTTCCAACATCAACCCCGACGATATCGAATCCATTTCGGTGCTGAAAGGCGCTGCCGCTTCGGCCCTGTACGGCTACCGTGCCAAGGCTGGGGTTATCCTTATCACCACCAAAAGCGCCAAAGGCAACGATGGGGTGGAGTATAACAGTAACTACGTAATCGAGAAGATCTATAATCTCACCGACTGGCAGTACGTGTATGGCCAGGGAGACAATAACCGCATACAAACGACCATGAAGGGAGTTTTGGATGCGGGTATATACAGTTGGGGTAGTAAGCTCAATGGTGACAGTATCGCTTTACAGTTCGATGGAGAAGAACGCGCTTACGTGGCACAGAAAAATAACTTACAGAACTTTTATCGGACGGGTAGCAGCTGGACAAATACGCTCGCCTTTAATAAGAGCTTCACAGGTGGCTCGGTACGGTTATCAGCTAGTAACCTGACTAACAAAGCCGTGATACCTAATTCTGGCTTGAATCGTCAAACATTCAATCTGGCGGGTACATTTGAGCCAATTAAGCGCTTGGCTATTGATGCACGCGCCACTTATATTCTGGAGCAAGCACAAAACCGAGCTATTCTGGCCGATGGAGCAGGTAATGCCAACTTCAACGTGTTATTTTTACCTACTAGCGTGGATGTGCGCACGCTGAAGCCACGCGTAAAGTCAAATGGAAATGAGTTAAATTACGAGACACAAGGCTATAATACGAATCCTTACTTCGCTGCTTATGACTTTATAAACGACACTAAGCGAGAAAGACTACTTTCTTCGGTGAATGCCCGTTATACGTTCGATAATGGCCTATTCCTGCAAGGTAGAGCTGGGCGCGACGGCTACACCGACCGCTTTACCAGTGTGACGCCTTCGGGTACTACGTATCGGCTCGAGGGGAGCATTATGGAGTTAACCACACAGTTTTCTGACCTCAATACCGATGGGTTAGTGGGTAAAAACTTTGAGATAGGCTCAGACTTCACTGTTGCTCCCAATCTTGGGGCCAGCTACCGCCGGACGAAGTCAGAAGCCTTCCAGAACAACGGTACCAATTTCGCCGTGTTCGGCGTCAACAGCCTCAATAATGCTAAAAACAGGTCGAGTCAGACCTTCCCCAGCGACCAGGAAATTCAGTCCGTCTATGGTTCCTTAGATTTATCTTATAAGGAATACCTGTTTCTGACTACAACCTTGCGCCGCGACTGGTTCTCGACGCTTGCTGGACCAATTCCAACGGACGACCTGGGTATTACTTACCCCGGCGTGAGTGGCTCTTTCGTATTCTCCGAGTTGTGGCGCCCTGAGTTTCTAACTTTCGGTAAGCTGCGGGCAGGCTATTCCCGTGTAGGACAGGCTACTATCCCCTACCAGACGCAGCTAAATTATGCGTTTCTGCCAAATGTTATCAATGGAAATCCGTTGGCTACTATCGCCAACGTAAACGTGCCGAACAGTGGTTTACAACCTTCCAGTGCTACTGAGTTTGAAATCGGCACAGAGCTGGCTCTGGCCCAGAACCGTGTGCGTCTGGATCTGACCTTCTATAAGAAAAATTCCGATAAGGAAATTGTCTTTACTCCAGCCTCTATCACCTCGGGTTATCAAGGAGCCGTGTTGAATGCTGGAAAAATGGAAAATAAAGGTGTGGAAGCATTGCTGACTGTACTGCCGGTAAAAACGGCGGTCTTCACCTGGACTTCCTCTCTCAACGCGGCTTACAATAAAAACACAGTATTGTCATTGGCTGCCGGTCAGGAGCAATCCGTTTACGCTACCTCTCGCTCTAACGTAGGCTTTGTGGGCCAGATTGTAAATAAGCCCTCTGGTCAGATACTGGCTTACGATTATAAGTATGATACTGACGGTAGTATTGCGACGACTCCCAATGGGTTGCCTGCCCGCGGCGACCTAAAAGCTTATGGTACCGCTTTTCATCCGCTGACTGGCGGCTGGAGCAACGACTTCACCTTCAAAGGATTGAATTTCGGAGTGTTAGTTGACGGCAAATTCGGCGGCAAAATATTCTCGGCTACCGACTACTACGGCACAGTCTTCGGGTTGCATAAGAAGACTTTGGAGAACCGTGAAGAGTCTTATGGCACTGATGGTAAAGTAACAAGCCGCGAGTATTATGGAACGCTGGCTAATAACGTCTCCAAGCAGTTCGTGCAGGATGCCGACTTTATCAAGTTGCGGCAGGTAACGCTGGGCTATTCCTTTCCCACCAAGCTGCTGGGTACCAAAGTGCAGCGTCTCACCCTGAGTTTGGTGGCCCGCAACATAGCCATTCTGATGCGCAAAACCGACAACATTGACCCCGAGAGCAGCTACAACGCCTTCACGCAGGGGCTGGAGCTGGGCGGTATTCCGCCGGTGAGAACGTTCGGCCTGAACCTGAACGCCAAATTCTAA
- a CDS encoding sugar MFS transporter, with protein sequence MQQDQRSVVPPLAIIGALFFIFGFITWLNGTLIPFLKLACELTYAQALLVTFAFYIAYVFLALPSALILQKTGFRNGMALGLVVMAAGALVFVPAAQARSYNLFLVGLFVQGAGLALLQTASNPYASILGPLESAARRISIMGICSKIAGALSPVIIGAVVLKGATALENQLAATSSPAAKEALLQELANRVIVPYLSMAAALVVLAVLIRLSRLPEINLQPEETTVSSKEPGQSIWQFPHLLLGVLAIFCCVGVEVIAGDTITQYGRAQGISLDVARNFTSLTLIAMLVGYFIGVALIPRWLNQQAALSLCALLGVVFTLGIVFTHGYTSVLLVALLGLANSLMWPAIFPLGIKGLGALTERGSALLIMGIGGGAVLPYCYGKLSEVLGLQQAYLILIPCYCYILFFGLKGHSYQPRRSKRVAYAVS encoded by the coding sequence ATGCAACAAGACCAACGAAGCGTCGTGCCGCCGCTAGCCATTATAGGGGCGCTGTTTTTTATCTTCGGCTTCATCACCTGGCTCAACGGTACGCTGATTCCGTTTCTGAAGCTGGCCTGTGAACTAACTTACGCGCAGGCCCTGCTGGTTACCTTCGCCTTCTACATTGCCTACGTCTTTCTGGCCCTTCCCTCGGCGCTTATTCTGCAAAAAACCGGCTTCCGGAACGGCATGGCGCTGGGGCTGGTGGTAATGGCGGCCGGTGCCTTGGTGTTTGTGCCGGCGGCACAGGCGCGTTCGTATAACCTCTTTCTAGTTGGGCTATTCGTGCAGGGTGCCGGGCTGGCGTTGCTGCAAACTGCCTCCAACCCCTACGCCAGCATCCTGGGGCCCCTGGAAAGTGCGGCCCGGCGCATCAGCATTATGGGGATTTGCAGCAAAATTGCCGGTGCGCTGAGCCCGGTGATAATTGGGGCTGTGGTGCTGAAAGGGGCTACGGCGCTGGAAAACCAGCTGGCCGCTACCTCCTCGCCCGCCGCCAAAGAGGCCCTGCTCCAGGAACTGGCCAACCGGGTAATCGTACCATACCTGAGCATGGCGGCGGCGCTGGTCGTCCTGGCCGTGCTGATTCGGCTGTCGCGCCTGCCCGAAATCAATTTGCAGCCCGAGGAAACAACTGTCAGCTCCAAAGAGCCGGGCCAAAGCATCTGGCAGTTTCCGCACCTGCTGCTGGGAGTGCTGGCCATTTTCTGTTGCGTAGGCGTGGAAGTTATTGCCGGCGACACCATTACGCAGTACGGGCGTGCGCAGGGCATCAGCCTGGATGTAGCTCGCAACTTTACTTCGCTCACCCTGATAGCCATGCTGGTAGGGTACTTCATTGGCGTAGCGCTTATTCCGCGCTGGCTTAACCAGCAGGCAGCCCTCAGCCTTTGTGCCCTGCTGGGCGTAGTGTTCACGCTCGGTATTGTATTTACGCACGGCTACACGTCGGTACTGCTGGTGGCCTTGCTGGGCTTGGCTAACTCGCTTATGTGGCCGGCTATTTTCCCCTTGGGCATCAAAGGCCTGGGGGCACTGACGGAGCGCGGCTCGGCGCTGCTGATTATGGGTATTGGGGGAGGAGCTGTGCTGCCTTATTGCTACGGTAAGCTCAGCGAGGTGCTGGGGCTGCAGCAGGCCTACCTTATCCTGATTCCGTGCTACTGCTACATCCTGTTCTTTGGGCTGAAAGGCCACAGCTACCAACCCAGAAGATCGAAACGCGTGGCTTACGCGGTAAGCTAG
- a CDS encoding beta-N-acetylhexosaminidase: MRFNVSCTSWLGGILALQIFLGAPVQAQLAEVPAQSLGLVPLPREVKAYAATYSLPQKVSIYATGKEALNVAGLLKDMLTATGKTVTLTTTRAGAHIALTTAPGPVPEGYQLNVDKTGVRITAAGGPGLFYGTQTFLQLLPARPAATASVPYVRITDEPAFRWRGAMLDVSRHFFPVEFVKKYIDFLAAYKLNTFHWHLTDDQGWRIEIKKYPKLTQVSAFRKETIIGAQQLFKTPADFKYDATPYGGFYTQDQVRDVVAYAQKRYVTIVPEIEMPGHSVAILAAYPELACKPGTYETWTMWGVNEDIVCPTEPTFRFFEDVLAEVVTLFPGPYVHIGGDEAPKTRWKESAAVQAIMKKEGFTDVEKVQGWFNRRIEKFLASKGKKLIGWDEILEGGIAPSATVMSWRGEKGGIEAAKMGHDVVMSPTTHLYINYGQSAQPHSPYEPLMIGGYIPLDVIYNYNPLPKELTPEQQKHVLGPQANMWTEYITTPAAAEYMLFPRLLAVSEVAWMPAARKSYSDFLPRMGRQFARLDAKKVNYRVPEPLGLDSASVVKQGDKAMLTLRTLVPGAQIRYTLDGHLPDETTKLYTKPLAVPLNKRLLVRAVTVTANGRKSPPAELLIK, translated from the coding sequence ATGCGCTTCAACGTTTCCTGTACCAGCTGGCTTGGCGGCATCCTGGCCCTTCAGATCTTCCTGGGTGCCCCGGTTCAGGCTCAGCTGGCGGAAGTTCCGGCCCAAAGCCTGGGGCTGGTGCCTTTGCCCCGTGAGGTGAAAGCCTACGCCGCCACGTACAGCCTGCCCCAGAAAGTAAGCATCTATGCAACTGGCAAGGAAGCGCTGAACGTGGCGGGTTTGCTGAAGGATATGCTCACCGCTACGGGCAAAACCGTTACGCTTACCACCACCCGGGCAGGGGCACACATTGCCCTCACGACAGCGCCCGGCCCGGTGCCCGAGGGCTACCAACTGAATGTCGATAAAACCGGTGTGCGTATTACGGCCGCCGGTGGCCCGGGGCTGTTCTACGGCACCCAGACCTTTCTGCAGCTGCTGCCGGCCCGGCCGGCAGCCACCGCCAGCGTGCCCTACGTGCGCATCACCGATGAGCCCGCCTTCCGGTGGCGCGGCGCCATGCTCGATGTGAGCCGGCACTTCTTCCCGGTTGAGTTCGTGAAGAAGTATATTGACTTCCTGGCCGCCTACAAGTTGAATACCTTTCACTGGCACCTGACCGATGACCAGGGCTGGCGCATCGAAATCAAGAAATACCCCAAGCTCACGCAGGTAAGCGCCTTCCGCAAGGAAACCATCATCGGCGCCCAGCAGCTGTTCAAAACCCCGGCCGACTTCAAGTACGACGCCACGCCCTACGGTGGCTTCTACACCCAGGACCAGGTTCGCGACGTGGTGGCCTACGCCCAGAAGCGCTACGTCACCATCGTGCCGGAAATTGAGATGCCGGGCCACTCGGTGGCCATCCTGGCGGCATATCCGGAGCTTGCCTGCAAGCCTGGTACCTATGAAACCTGGACGATGTGGGGCGTGAACGAGGATATAGTATGCCCTACGGAGCCCACATTTCGCTTTTTCGAGGACGTGTTGGCGGAAGTGGTGACGCTGTTTCCGGGTCCCTACGTGCACATCGGCGGCGACGAAGCGCCTAAAACCCGCTGGAAGGAAAGCGCCGCCGTGCAGGCAATCATGAAAAAGGAAGGCTTCACCGACGTGGAGAAGGTGCAGGGCTGGTTTAACCGTCGCATCGAGAAGTTTTTGGCCAGCAAGGGTAAGAAGCTCATCGGCTGGGACGAAATCCTGGAAGGCGGCATTGCGCCCAGCGCCACCGTAATGAGCTGGCGGGGCGAAAAAGGCGGCATTGAAGCCGCCAAAATGGGCCACGATGTGGTGATGTCGCCTACTACCCATTTATATATCAACTACGGGCAGAGCGCGCAGCCCCACAGCCCCTACGAGCCGCTGATGATTGGGGGCTACATTCCGCTGGACGTCATTTACAACTACAACCCGCTGCCCAAGGAACTCACGCCCGAGCAGCAGAAGCACGTGCTGGGGCCCCAGGCCAACATGTGGACGGAGTATATTACCACGCCGGCCGCAGCCGAGTACATGCTGTTTCCGCGCCTGCTGGCCGTTTCGGAAGTAGCCTGGATGCCCGCTGCCCGCAAAAGCTACTCCGATTTCCTGCCCCGCATGGGCCGGCAGTTTGCCCGCCTCGACGCCAAGAAGGTCAACTATCGCGTGCCTGAGCCCCTGGGCCTCGACAGCGCCAGTGTAGTAAAGCAGGGCGACAAAGCCATGCTCACGCTTCGTACGCTGGTACCCGGCGCCCAGATTCGCTACACCCTCGACGGCCACCTGCCCGATGAAACCACCAAGCTTTACACCAAGCCCCTGGCCGTGCCCCTAAACAAGCGCCTGCTGGTGCGGGCCGTCACCGTCACCGCCAATGGGCGTAAAAGCCCGCCCGCCGAGCTGCTGATCAAGTAG
- a CDS encoding glycosyl hydrolase family 18 protein, with the protein MKHLSSLLCAEARRRLLSARVKKKRLLALLALALVLLPGLSPAQVSPPVLKKRTDHNKQIIGYLTQWGPWKDIPGLIPKGSLNQLNVDYSQYTILNFSFFGVAVDGSIHSGDYRNPNIAQPGSVQQPAPLVNTDTYSSWDLYLLQGELDIIQYISDGSYAYSLGYRNATGGWSNVNTGATGAFPLAIHKQNGKLGLIDLAHQQGVKVMASIGGWSMGKHFGEMAADPIKRARFVSDCQKLIALGFDGIDLDWEYPGQAGMNFTGQPQDYPNFAVLVEDIRAAIGPNKLITSAFTAVPSKFVQFDWARLSRSMDYFNFMTYDYNGGWSNKAGHNSPLFDYPNAEFASFSLDATTQGIKAAGIPLNKVNLGVAFYGRGVVTNGPAALNAPTVKRAETVSPDGAVMTSADFANWPKDVWDGTPNYQAIVAQTASWTEYWDDNAKVPYKTNGTYFLSYDNERSVGLKAQYVKDQQLAGVIVWTASGDWLDLAVNPVTYGGKLVYSASTKAPLVNKLNEVFASGTTTTNTPPTVSLTSPASGASFTAPASITINANAADANGTVSKVEFYRGTTLLGTDTSAPYSYSWTGVAAGTYSLTAKATDNAGAVTTSAAVSVTVTSAPTAQAIPGTIQAESYTAQQGTDKETTTDTGGGQNVDWYETGDWLDYSVNVAAAGQYSVGIRVASANGGATLQLRNSAGTVLGSVNVGNTGGWQSWQTQTTTVTLPAGVQTLRLYASASTGTNVNWLSFTAVTTNTPPTVSLTSPTSGATFTAPASITLNATAADANGTVSSVAFYNGTTLLGTDTSSPYSYTWTGIAAGTYSITARATDNAGAVTTSSAVSVTVTAAPVGQTIPGTIQAESFSAMLGIQTETTTDTGEAST; encoded by the coding sequence ATGAAACACCTTTCCTCGCTTCTGTGCGCAGAAGCCCGGCGCCGCCTGCTCTCCGCGCGCGTCAAGAAAAAGCGCCTGCTGGCGCTGCTGGCCCTGGCCCTGGTGCTGCTGCCCGGCCTCAGCCCGGCCCAGGTGAGTCCCCCGGTGCTCAAGAAACGCACCGACCACAACAAGCAGATAATCGGCTACCTCACGCAGTGGGGGCCCTGGAAGGATATTCCGGGCTTGATTCCTAAGGGCAGCCTCAACCAGCTGAACGTGGACTACTCCCAGTACACGATTCTGAACTTCTCCTTTTTCGGGGTGGCCGTGGATGGCTCCATCCATAGCGGCGACTACCGCAACCCCAACATTGCCCAGCCCGGCTCCGTGCAGCAGCCCGCTCCGCTCGTCAACACCGATACCTACAGCAGCTGGGATTTGTACCTGCTGCAGGGCGAGCTGGACATCATCCAGTACATTTCTGATGGCAGCTACGCCTACTCCCTGGGCTACCGCAACGCCACCGGGGGCTGGTCGAACGTGAACACCGGCGCTACTGGGGCCTTTCCGCTGGCCATTCACAAGCAGAACGGCAAGCTCGGCCTCATCGACCTGGCCCATCAGCAGGGCGTAAAGGTAATGGCCTCCATCGGGGGCTGGAGCATGGGCAAGCACTTCGGCGAAATGGCTGCCGACCCCATCAAGCGGGCCCGCTTCGTGAGCGACTGCCAGAAGCTGATAGCTCTGGGTTTCGACGGTATCGATCTGGACTGGGAGTACCCCGGTCAGGCTGGCATGAACTTCACCGGCCAGCCCCAGGACTACCCCAACTTCGCCGTGCTGGTGGAGGATATCCGGGCGGCAATAGGGCCCAATAAGCTCATTACGTCGGCTTTCACGGCCGTGCCTTCCAAGTTTGTGCAGTTCGACTGGGCGCGCCTGAGCCGCTCGATGGACTACTTCAACTTCATGACCTACGACTACAACGGCGGCTGGTCGAACAAGGCCGGACACAACTCGCCGCTGTTTGACTACCCCAATGCCGAGTTTGCCAGTTTCTCCCTGGATGCTACAACCCAAGGTATCAAAGCGGCCGGTATTCCGCTCAACAAAGTGAACCTGGGCGTGGCCTTCTACGGCCGCGGCGTGGTAACCAACGGTCCGGCTGCCCTAAATGCACCCACCGTAAAGCGCGCCGAAACCGTGAGCCCCGATGGCGCGGTGATGACCAGCGCCGATTTCGCCAACTGGCCCAAAGATGTGTGGGACGGTACGCCCAACTACCAGGCCATTGTGGCCCAAACCGCCAGCTGGACGGAATACTGGGACGACAACGCGAAAGTGCCCTACAAAACCAACGGTACCTATTTTCTGAGCTACGATAATGAGCGGTCGGTAGGGCTGAAGGCTCAGTACGTGAAAGACCAGCAGCTGGCCGGCGTCATCGTCTGGACGGCCAGCGGCGACTGGCTGGACCTGGCCGTGAATCCGGTTACCTACGGCGGCAAGCTCGTGTACAGCGCCAGCACCAAGGCTCCGCTGGTAAACAAGCTGAACGAAGTATTTGCCTCCGGTACAACAACGACAAACACGCCACCGACGGTGAGTTTGACCTCACCGGCGAGTGGGGCCAGCTTCACGGCTCCGGCCAGCATTACGATCAACGCTAATGCTGCGGATGCCAACGGCACGGTCAGCAAGGTGGAGTTCTACCGGGGCACCACGCTGCTGGGCACGGATACGAGTGCACCGTATTCCTACTCCTGGACGGGGGTAGCAGCAGGTACGTACTCCCTGACGGCCAAAGCCACGGATAACGCGGGAGCGGTGACGACTTCGGCGGCCGTTAGTGTCACGGTTACGTCAGCCCCCACGGCGCAGGCCATTCCGGGCACGATTCAGGCCGAGAGCTACACGGCCCAGCAGGGCACGGACAAGGAAACCACGACCGACACGGGCGGGGGCCAGAACGTGGACTGGTACGAAACCGGCGACTGGCTCGACTACTCGGTCAACGTGGCCGCTGCGGGCCAGTACAGCGTGGGCATCCGCGTGGCCTCGGCCAACGGCGGGGCTACCCTGCAGCTGCGCAACAGCGCCGGCACGGTCCTGGGCTCGGTGAACGTAGGCAACACGGGCGGCTGGCAGAGCTGGCAGACGCAAACTACCACGGTCACGCTACCGGCTGGGGTGCAGACCCTGCGCCTCTACGCCTCCGCTTCCACGGGCACGAACGTGAACTGGCTCAGCTTCACGGCCGTGACCACCAACACCCCGCCCACCGTCAGCCTGACCTCGCCCACGAGCGGCGCAACGTTCACGGCTCCGGCTTCCATTACGCTTAACGCCACTGCCGCCGATGCCAACGGCACGGTGAGCAGCGTAGCCTTCTACAATGGCACCACCTTGCTGGGCACGGACACGTCCTCGCCCTACTCTTACACCTGGACTGGCATAGCCGCGGGCACCTACTCCATCACGGCCCGCGCCACCGATAACGCCGGGGCGGTAACCACCTCCTCGGCCGTGAGTGTGACGGTAACGGCCGCTCCCGTTGGTCAGACCATTCCCGGCACCATTCAGGCCGAAAGCTTCTCGGCCATGCTGGGCATCCAGACGGAAACCACGACCGACACGGGGGAGGCATCAACGTAG
- a CDS encoding SusD/RagB family nutrient-binding outer membrane lipoprotein: MKSTFAKYSALSFVALLLATSCTDDFEDINTNPSTYSQANFNPNYLLTTSQLGYTGSTDFAYDTWRANLIYSSTLVQGLSTVVGYWAGDKYLLNEDYTAAYWGGTTVGAYVEQVKPITDLVESTRGKDKYKNLHQVGRIMRALIMERITDLYGDVPYTEAGMGYYKGIITPKYDKQQDIYNDLLKEVEEATLALDPGADVPSGDVFYKGNIAQWQRLGNTLLLRMAMRLTKVDPEKAKAYASKVQNKTMQSNDDNAYVVHDVGGARVTQNRNSQVLLGDGGQEFYYVKWSKTFIDQLQSTNDPRLSKVAVTQLYLADDNKTPNSAPVSTASVQKGMPNGKDLSGRPAYDVSADPTFTKFTDYSSPSLGMIKRDGPTFVLTYAESELLLAEAAQRWGLGSAAEHYNAGVTAAITYLSQYDASLTVAPADAAAFLAANPYEAGKGLEMINTQYWVHTNTMLDFYESWANWRRSGYPELTPVVYPNNATNGQIPRRFPYPTTEISSNPDNYKAASSAVTGGDNLIGRVWWDK, encoded by the coding sequence ATGAAAAGCACTTTCGCTAAATACTCTGCCCTCAGCTTCGTTGCCCTGCTGCTGGCCACCAGTTGTACCGACGACTTCGAAGACATCAACACCAACCCCTCCACCTACAGCCAGGCCAACTTCAACCCCAACTACTTGCTCACCACCTCGCAACTGGGCTACACTGGTAGCACTGATTTTGCCTACGACACCTGGCGGGCCAACCTGATTTATTCTTCCACGCTGGTACAGGGCCTCTCCACGGTAGTTGGCTACTGGGCGGGTGATAAGTACTTGCTCAACGAAGACTACACCGCTGCCTACTGGGGCGGCACTACGGTAGGTGCCTACGTAGAGCAAGTGAAGCCCATTACCGACCTAGTAGAGTCGACCCGCGGCAAGGACAAGTACAAGAACCTGCACCAAGTAGGGCGCATCATGCGCGCCCTCATCATGGAGCGTATCACCGACCTCTACGGCGACGTGCCTTATACCGAGGCCGGTATGGGCTACTACAAAGGCATTATCACGCCCAAGTACGACAAGCAGCAGGATATTTATAATGACCTGCTGAAGGAAGTGGAAGAAGCCACCCTCGCCCTAGACCCTGGCGCCGATGTGCCCTCGGGTGACGTGTTCTACAAAGGCAACATCGCGCAATGGCAACGCCTAGGCAACACGCTACTGCTGCGCATGGCCATGCGTCTGACCAAGGTAGACCCCGAGAAAGCCAAAGCCTACGCCTCCAAAGTGCAGAACAAAACCATGCAGAGCAACGACGATAACGCCTACGTGGTGCATGATGTGGGCGGTGCCCGTGTGACGCAGAATCGCAACAGCCAGGTGCTGCTGGGCGATGGCGGCCAGGAATTTTATTACGTGAAGTGGTCGAAAACCTTTATCGATCAGCTGCAGAGCACCAACGACCCGCGCCTGTCCAAAGTAGCCGTGACGCAGCTCTATCTCGCCGACGACAACAAAACTCCGAACTCAGCCCCCGTTTCTACCGCGTCAGTACAGAAGGGGATGCCTAACGGCAAGGACCTGAGCGGCCGTCCGGCCTACGACGTATCGGCCGACCCCACCTTCACGAAATTTACGGACTACTCTTCGCCTAGCCTCGGCATGATCAAGCGAGACGGCCCGACGTTTGTGCTGACGTATGCGGAGTCGGAACTGCTGCTGGCCGAAGCCGCCCAGCGCTGGGGCCTGGGCAGTGCCGCTGAGCACTACAATGCCGGCGTAACGGCCGCCATTACCTATCTCTCGCAGTACGACGCTTCCCTGACTGTGGCCCCGGCCGACGCCGCTGCCTTCCTCGCGGCCAATCCTTACGAGGCCGGCAAAGGGTTGGAAATGATTAATACGCAATACTGGGTACACACCAATACCATGCTCGACTTCTATGAGTCGTGGGCCAACTGGCGCCGCAGCGGCTACCCCGAGCTGACGCCGGTAGTGTACCCCAACAATGCTACCAACGGCCAGATTCCGCGCCGCTTCCCGTACCCAACTACCGAAATTTCGAGCAACCCTGATAACTATAAGGCGGCCAGCTCCGCAGTAACGGGTGGCGACAACCTGATCGGCCGCGTGTGGTGGGATAAGTAA